A single genomic interval of Terriglobus albidus harbors:
- a CDS encoding beta-ketoacyl-ACP synthase III — protein sequence MSLELKPHVSVRAKISSLGTYVPPRLLTNADLEKMVETSDQWIVERTGIRERHVVDKGIATSDLAAEAAKRCLEARGVSPDEVDAIIVATVTPDMMFPATACLVQSKLGARGAWGFDLSAACSGFPYALQVGAKLVESGAHKKVLVIGADTMSSILDYTDRTTCILFGDGAGAVLIEPCESDEVGLIDFWHEVDGAGGVSLNMPGGGSLHPSSHETIDQKMHYVHQDGQAVYKFAVRKMAEAAEAVLTRNNVKGEELGCFIPHQANKRIILSTAERLGMPEDRVIINIDRYGNTTAGTIPLAMGTAVEEKRLKKGDLVLLASVGAGFTVASTLLRWEI from the coding sequence TTGTCTCTTGAGTTGAAGCCACACGTCAGCGTGCGGGCGAAGATCAGTTCTCTTGGAACCTATGTCCCCCCTCGGCTGTTGACCAATGCCGATCTGGAGAAGATGGTCGAAACCAGCGACCAGTGGATCGTGGAGCGCACGGGCATTCGTGAGCGTCACGTCGTTGACAAGGGCATAGCAACCAGCGATCTGGCGGCAGAGGCAGCGAAGAGATGTCTGGAGGCGCGTGGAGTCTCTCCTGACGAGGTCGACGCCATCATCGTCGCCACCGTGACTCCGGACATGATGTTCCCCGCTACCGCCTGTCTGGTGCAAAGCAAGCTGGGTGCTCGCGGCGCATGGGGCTTTGATCTCTCTGCTGCTTGTTCCGGTTTTCCGTATGCCTTGCAGGTCGGCGCCAAACTGGTGGAGAGCGGCGCTCACAAGAAGGTGCTGGTCATCGGCGCCGATACAATGTCGTCCATCCTCGACTACACCGACCGTACGACCTGCATCCTGTTCGGTGATGGCGCCGGCGCGGTACTGATCGAGCCATGTGAGAGCGATGAAGTTGGCCTGATTGATTTCTGGCATGAGGTCGATGGAGCCGGCGGGGTCTCGCTGAATATGCCTGGCGGCGGCAGCCTTCACCCTTCCAGCCACGAGACCATCGATCAGAAGATGCACTATGTGCATCAGGATGGACAGGCGGTTTATAAGTTTGCGGTACGCAAGATGGCAGAGGCGGCCGAAGCTGTGCTCACACGCAATAACGTGAAGGGCGAAGAGCTCGGCTGCTTTATTCCGCACCAGGCAAACAAGCGCATCATCCTGTCCACAGCGGAACGTCTCGGCATGCCCGAAGATCGGGTCATCATCAACATCGACCGTTACGGCAACACGACTGCCGGGACCATTCCTCTTGCCATGGGAACTGCCGTGGAAGAAAAACGGCTGAAGAAGGGCGATCTGGTACTTCTGGCCTCCGTCGGAGCCGGGTTTACTGTCGCTTCTACGCTTCTGCGCTGGGAGATCTAG
- a CDS encoding YihY/virulence factor BrkB family protein: MRRFWAHLRLAARNGFHHDVFGTAKGCAYSAVFAVFPALIVTAAVIARLPDSSLFRQQFSLIFDRVLPPQVLTLLASYFRHTSETSAGLPVSASIVSLTGASGVLLTLMEGFRRAYGVPQGTWGFWKRRIVSFLLVPISVLPLGLASVLVVFGHYISLWFYVLAPYHSRDIIYFVATAARWVIALAGTVTILSFIYHFGTPSSVSWRRTLPGALFATLLWFASTLGFGWYVTLFANYSRVYGSLGAGIALLVWLYLASISVLLGAELNAVRQAHHISHRMASSPLHG, from the coding sequence ATGCGCCGATTCTGGGCTCATCTGCGGCTGGCTGCGCGCAACGGGTTTCACCACGACGTCTTTGGCACCGCCAAAGGTTGTGCTTATTCGGCTGTCTTTGCGGTGTTCCCGGCGCTTATCGTCACTGCCGCCGTGATTGCGCGGCTACCGGATAGCTCTCTCTTCCGGCAACAGTTTTCCCTGATCTTTGACCGGGTGTTGCCACCGCAGGTCCTGACGTTGCTGGCATCGTACTTCCGGCATACCAGTGAAACGAGTGCAGGTCTGCCGGTGAGTGCTTCCATTGTTAGTTTGACCGGCGCTTCGGGCGTTCTGCTGACGTTGATGGAGGGCTTTCGCCGCGCCTATGGCGTCCCGCAGGGTACGTGGGGCTTCTGGAAGCGACGCATCGTCTCGTTTCTGCTGGTGCCGATCTCGGTTCTGCCGCTCGGCCTTGCCAGCGTGCTGGTCGTCTTCGGCCATTACATCTCGCTCTGGTTTTACGTTCTTGCTCCGTACCATTCACGAGACATCATCTACTTTGTAGCAACCGCCGCCCGCTGGGTGATCGCCCTGGCAGGCACGGTAACCATTCTGTCGTTCATCTACCACTTCGGCACGCCGAGTTCGGTTTCATGGCGGCGGACCCTGCCGGGAGCTCTGTTCGCAACGCTCCTCTGGTTCGCGTCGACACTCGGCTTCGGATGGTACGTCACGCTCTTTGCCAACTACTCGCGAGTGTACGGGTCTCTCGGCGCGGGTATCGCGCTGCTGGTGTGGCTGTATCTGGCAAGCATCAGCGTCCTGCTTGGAGCAGAGCTTAACGCCGTGCGCCAGGCGCATCACATCTCGCATCGAATGGCCAGCAGTCCACTTCACGGCTGA